The Lepidochelys kempii isolate rLepKem1 chromosome 2, rLepKem1.hap2, whole genome shotgun sequence genomic interval ATCAAAACCAGATTGGTAGCTGTTTTTGCCAATCATTACTTGTGATGTTACCAATTAAATGAAACAGGCGCCCATTATGTAGAtagaattttcaaaaagaaaaataaagtaaaacaacaAATCATCTGTATTTTTTACTGtaagttttcttttttgtggatggtcagtaatatttttaatacagtatGAAAAATAAGCATGAAAGTATAAAGATGGAAGGAGCATGTACAGCAAGTTTTCCATTAGCTCATGCAGATGAATTAATTCCAGAGATAGACAGCCACAGTtttactttttctcttttcttgtgTTAATAGTGTATGAACTTGCTTCTAATTGAGCATAAGATGTTCTAGGGCAGAGCTACCCAGCACGGTAATGTTTGAATGAGATAATAtacttttttgagagagagagagagagagagagagagagagacagtattGTTACTTGATTAGTAACAGTGGCAGTGTATCCTTGACAattcttttcctctttctcctgTCTCACATTTCCTGTGTTAGGGCTCAATTTTCCATcagttgaagtcaacaggagctttgTCACTGATTCCAGTGGGAAGAAAACTGAAAATGATAAGGTTGTTTAGGTACCTACATGGTATGCTGGTTGTTTGCTGATCTAACAGATGAGCCTGTAGCTAGGAGTTATGATGTGGTGAAATGTGACGAAGGCATGTTTCTAATATAACTAACCTGAATTCAGAAAACGACATTATGTATATGagcatatatatataatttaggGTGGTAAATATAGAGGGATGTCATGAGCGAAATACTagtcacaaaattcagcaaaCCCAACGCAACATAGACATCATCATGTCTTGATACTGGCCCAGAAGAGCCATGTTCCAGGAGTTGATCCTGGCAGTGCATGTGGCAAGACAGGGCTGGCCTCTTCCAGCCCAGCTCTCGAGAAGGACATCCCAGAAGAGAAGAGATGAAAGAAACAGGCTGTTCTAATAACCACACCCCTGAGATAGATCCCTGGAATGTGGGATTTTCTGGGCTGATGTGAAAGATGATGTTTGTGTCACAAACAAAATTGTGTCACGGTAAAACATTGACTGAAATACAAACTCTTGAGTGTGAGGTTCAGTTCAGTCCCTTCATACAGGGTTGGTTTGAACTGGCCCTGAGCATTCATCCATCCCTattttgtttctttcatcacCTATTTCTTACTTATTAAGGAGAAATGTGTCATGGTTGTAATTACCAAGTCCTTAGGCTCCTCAAAAGAGACTCATAATGTCTATAAAACATAGGCACAACAGAATTAAAGTGAGTAGAGGGTGTACTTTAACCCAGAAGAAATCATTccagctgacaggtttcagagtaacagcagtgttagtctgtattcgcaaaaagaaaaggagtacttgtggcaccttagagactaaccaatttatttgagcataagctttcgtgagctacagctcacttcatcggatgcatactgtggaaactgcagaagacattatatacacagagaccatgaaacaatacctcctcccaccccactctcctgctggtaatagcttatctaaagtgatcactctccttacaatgtatatgataatcaagttgggccatttccagcacaaatccaggttttctcaccctccgcgcccccccccccccagctgagtTAGTTGAAATAGAATATTCATATTAAAAAGGCTTATAGACTCTTAACTGAAGTGGCACTTGTAGCTTCCTTTATAACAGGAACCTGAgataaaaatcaaatatttattacaaataatgtCAAGCTTCTAAGATATCAAGTTCAAAAACAGACAAGAAATTGCTAAAGGTTGGTTTTAACACTTGTAAACTAAAATAGTAGGAAAACATGGAAGCAAAGGTTCCTGGTCTAATGACACATTGTGtaaaaattaaatgtttgaagttaaatgttaaatattaatgtcaattttaaaatatctgaaagtATATGAATACTTGTGAATGAATGTATATATTTATGATTACATATtgtctatatgtatatatatttatatatatacacacatatagaaCATGCTATATAACTTCAGATTTCCTTTATATTTCATCTATAAAACTAATAGcaaattatttctttttgttcttcTCACAGCTGAATTTTTATTCCTCTTGTGGGGTGTTTATCTCTGCTATGCAGTGCGGACAGTCCCATCAGCATTTCATGAGCCACGTTATATGACTGTTGCAGTTCACAATGAGCTCATTATCTCTGCTATATTCCAAACAATTAGGCAAGTGATCTGTAGATCTAGTATTTAACTGTTTCTTTTTCAGGTTTCCTATGGTGCAATTTAAAATGGGTAAACTGGATAGGATGCAAAACAGAAGGACCTCGTAAATATTTTAATCTGCAAATTAAAACGTTATTAAACCTAATGTTCTCATAGGACTGGAAAAATATGTGTAATCAACTTATTAATCATGTGATTTGTTTTTTTAGTATGGCTAGTTTACATGTTCTTTATGTCAATTGGATCAAAAGTTAATATATATAACAAATTAGATTTAGCAGAACTACTGTCCATTTTAATTCATTTACACAGCACACACTGGTTTGTATCTCCCCAAAACTGGCAATTAAGTACGGTATATTAGTTTATATGAATTCTTCCAGATCAGCAAGTGAAAATCCTTGGTTTAAGATAATTACATTGGTTTGTGCATGAAGCATAGTGGTTTATATGCTGGATATAAAATAAAGCAATAATAATATACTGTTTATGTATGTAATACTATAACAAATATATATGGAAATTCATGTTTTATAAGGATTATAATGTACCCTGAATTTAATTGTGGGAAATTATAGTAATGGTAACAAAAAATTTGGGGTCTTTGCGACAGCTGTGGGAAAATGATCAAATTTGGTTTTGCAAAATTTTCACTGAAGAAATAAAATTGTTCTGGAAAATCCAAAATATTGGGATACTCTACAAATTGTCTCACACTATGAGATTCTTATgtcttttgttaaaagaaaaggagtactagtggcaccttagagactaaccaatttatttgagcataagctttcgtgagctacagctcacttcaccggatgcattccgatgtagctcacgaaagcttatgctgaaataaattggttagtctctaaggtgccactagtactccttttctttttgtgaatacagactaacacagctgctactctgaaacctgtcattatgtctTTTGTTGTCTCCTTtcgctttcctcctccttttgtcTCCTGGACAGCCACATCCACTCCTAAGGTCTCTTATCATCTCTGTGTTGACCACTCTCAAACCTACCTCTTCCCCTTTCGTTAGGCTCATGTCTCTTGCTGCCTTTCTTATGTCTTCCTAGATGAGTCACAGTTGTCTCAAaccaaacacagaaaaaacagAACTTCTCATCTTTCCTTCTaaactttcttccctccccaTTTCCTTCATCACAGCTGACAACTCTACCATGCCACTCAAGCTTGCAACATTGGAGTTTTTGAGAATTCCCCTCTATTCTGTATGTctgattttatttcctttctgatcAGCTCAACTTTTCAAAAAATCAGTAGATTTCCAGACTCTTTTATTATCATTCTTATAATCCATGCAATGGCCAGAGAAGCTGTCATTTTCTGAACGTGCAGTTCTAGAGACATCTCCCGCCTGTCACTGACTGGAATAGCTGCTTTTCTCAGTGTAAATATAGCACAGTCAGAATAAGGAAGTGGAAAGAATCATATAAATGTGAGATGGAAGTGGCCAGTAGGGCATATTCTCTGTCCCTGCTGCTGAAGAATTATTCCCTTCAGCACAAGATCTAGTGTTTTTTCCTTCCTTGCTGTTTATCATAGTTGCCCTGTGCCTCTCTTACTGTTGGATATATTGGCATTCTGTTGAAATAAGAGATCATACACCATAATTAAATAGGGATGAATGAACTGGTTTGGAAAATGTAAGACCCCTTCTAAAATTTTGAACATTCCCAGAACCCAACATAAACTAAATCTTCTTGCAATGTTTTGTGCATTTATTTTCCCATCCTCTTTCATTTttatcctcctccttctccctaaACTCTGGGTGTAACCCAAACAGCCAAAATCCAAGAAGCATTTTCACAGAGTATGTGTGAAAAGTTGGATGCATTGGATGACTTGCAGCATAACCTATTCTGGTGAGATACACACCATAATATTTGACAGTTCCAGCAGCTTAAGATAGCTTGAGTAAAATTCAGATGAGCATCCAAATCAAACCCTGAACTTTTTGACATTTGCCAGTCATTTACATATGAGGTATCATTCCCTTTTCAAAACCACAATACCCTAGACCACCTCTACATTTGTGTACAGGAATTCctctttttaaatagatttttatttaattagcaTATAAAGATGACAGAGTGAGTCCCTCCTTTCCCATCCATCAGTATTAGCAACAGGACTAGTGGTGGACTGCAACTACTTTGCAGGCAGCAGAAGTGAAACCATGAGGGACCCATGCTGTggcaagctgggaatgggcaacaggaggtGTATCACTCGAtaattacatgttctgttcattccctctggatcacttgacattggccactgttggaagacaggatactgggctaaatggaccttttgtctgactcagtatggctgttcttatattcaaTTCTCCCACCCATGTATATGATACAGTTTGTTAATGGATACATTGGTGACACGAATCATGGCACATGAGTAAAATGGAGTTACTATGTGGCAGGTCATGGTATTTTGTGATGTAGTTCAAGTTAATTAATGCCATGCTTATGTAATGTATTTAGTCAACATCAAGACACATACAACCTCCTTATAACCATGTGTCATGTGTCAAGCTTGAGTGAAAACTGTCTGTGTAGGAGATGGAACTTCTCAACAACTGGCCACCAATCTGGGTGAGATGGGTTGAGATCAGAACAACCATGAGTCTTTGCATCTTCACAGCAAAATACAAAATCCACTTCTTTGGGCTTGCCTTCCCAAAATAACACCACAGACCACAGTTCAGTCTCTGAAAATTGGAGGAAACAGAGAAATATATGACTGTGTATGCACGGTAATTAGGGGAAGCACTCAAATACCACAGTGATGCATGCCATATAAGAACTTAGGTATATATAGCTAGAGCTGGAACAATAAAATGGTGACAAAATCAGACAACTGTAGAGAAGCGAAATCTCCACCCCTAAGGACAGAATGAGTTCTGCTGGGAATTTTACGCCAAGGTGGTTCAGTTAGGTTACGAGTGGCGCTACCTCCGAAAAGCTTCTACATTCTTCATCTTCAGACAAGTAACATTAAATTCAAAGTGTGAAATGCTTTTTCTGGCTTTCAGCTGTATCAATGGAAATTAAAGAAATTGCCGCCAATCTCATATTTTCTTCCAATCTGATATTTACAAACACACTGCCTTATTGAACAGCATAAGTAAAGGACAGACACATCAGCCCCAATCATACACAGCAGATGGCTAGGGATAGAGGGagctcaaccccctccccccaaatctcagcCCAGGTTACCAACTGCCCTTTGCATACATGTTCAGCTTGAGGCAAAGCCTTGACTTGTACCACGTGATGCTGTGGTAGGCTCCTCCTAGCAGCAAGAGCCAATGAGCTGGAGAGGGGAGATAGGCCCAGGCCAGCCTCATGGGACAGGACAGAGCCACTAGTGCTCAGGATGAGTGTGGGACCAGTCGGGTTTGCTCTTCAACCCCCAGGGTCGCaagacaggagctgccactgcctGAGGTGAGCGTGGGGCTGGGTGGGCTTGCTCTCCAAGTGCACTCCACCCCCGCCTCCTCTCTGCACCAGGCTTGAGTAGAGCGAGGCCCGGCCCcgcaggacaggagctgctgtttCCAGCATGCCTTCTGCTTGATCTGTGGGTGACAGAATACATCAGTCTCCATGACCCATACAGGCTTTGGCTTCTTGCTAAAAATGCCAGTTAGTGCCCTTGAAATGTCCCTTTATTTTTTATGTTGAGCTGCAGTGCTTTGGAACAATACTCTACGTATTTTTACAAGGCATGGGCAGTAATGGATGTTCTAAAAATGCTATAGTTACATCTGCCAGGCCATTGAACAGCCATCCGACTAGAACACCACGTCATGGGGCACTCGTGGCCCCACCCCGGTAcctctgcccctgcactctgACCCCAATGTCCTTTTGCAGTGTTGGTGGTAGaggccctctctcccctcccagagaggCTGCGACAGTTGGCATATGGCTTCCTTGTCCTCCCAGGAATGGTAGCAAGGGCTCCGTTTTCTTAGAGAGCAGAAAGGATCTGCTCTCTCCCACAGAGAGGCAGGCGTGGCAGCACTGTGGGGACCCTAGTACTTATACTGGGGGCCACTGACTAATCAAGGTGGGCTTGCTGTCATACCTCCCACCCGATTGCTATCAAGTTTTACTCAGTCTCTGCCTATTGCCcgaatatattttttttaagtaacttgTACTaattttatatgaaaaatatgAGAACTGGTTaacatttttccatcaaaaccatttaaaagtaaaattgggtttttgatcaaatgaaatttttgattaaaaacgtcaacattttccatgaaaaaattgTCTTTTCATTGACAACTGAAATATTTCCCCCAACTATATTGAAGAAGAGAGATGAttcatcatgggagatatagtccaaCCAAGGAGCCTCGCGTCCTGTAGAGAATGGTGGTATGAGGCagccaaactacaactcccaaaaggctttgcagcagcatttcccgaacaaaatttttttgtttttaaatttttgctgaaaattgaaattttttgtggaaaatttagaTGAAAATTACACTTTTGTTTGTTGAACTTTTCCATGGAAAATCCCccatgttttgaccagctctaatatatAACCAAATGATGACTACAATTAGTGACCCATCATATTTCTGGATAACACAAAGTCCAACtgagttttagaaaaaaaatcttccaaaatATTAGTGTGGCAACTTCTGTTTAAGGAAGAGTCTGTTATATTTTATTGTATGCATGAACCAGGATGCTTACAAGTAATAAACAAGAAATTATGTGTATATTATTATAGCATATAAACGAATGTTTCATGCCAGATCAGTGATATTAATAAAAGTATATGGTTATTATAAAATGTATATTAAGTTGAAAGAGGTTGCAAACATCAATtctatttgaattatttttttaaacctgcatATTACAAGCCAGTGGTACATCCATTCATCCATTCCGTTGCTTACCATTTTGGGGAACTCTCAAAGGCAGATAAATCGAACAtctttcagccagctctaactGCAGTGCTTATTCtatgacactttaaaaaaagcacagCAAAGAATTACTTAATATAGCTTCATGTAATTAATTTAGTCAAATTAGCTTTTCATTCACTAGAATTTGCAAGATTGTTAAGCCCTGTAGTATTGAGCTGGGAGCTCCTGCAATCAAGGCCATTTCTGTACTCCCCACTTAGCCCTTCTAAAATGTATTTCAGTTCAGTTCTCTGTGACTATGGCTGGCCAGTTTGTCAGCCCCTTTCTGTAGCTGCAGCTTATTTAGGAAATGTGCTGTAAAATAGAGAAGAATGTGCTTTTGTGAATAATCTAAAAATTGTAGGGCCGAATCCTCAATAAgtgtaaattatcatagctcAGTTGTAGTCAATGGGGATCTGAACAAATAGAGTGAGAATATTTAAGTAAGCTATATTTTTAAAGGTCTGTTTTTTGTGCCCCACAGTTCCTTTGGAGTTATGGTACATGTATAAAGGATGAAAATGTAACTTTTAGTCTATATCAAAGTAATACAAAAGAAACGCATCATTTTATCTTTAATTCAAATTACCTCCAGGAATATTAAGGTTAACATATTAAAAAAGACAAATTGCCAACACTCTGAATTCTATTTTCAGATTTAGTCTTGCCTCAAGACTTCAGTCCGATTGGATGCTGATGTTGTTCTTTGCACACACGCACTTGACGGTGACAGTTACCATTGGGTTACTTCTGATACCTAAGGTATTCTTCTTCTATCTTTTTTCTTCTCAAGTCCAAAGAAAGAACAGTATAATTCCGCAGAAGCAGTTCTTTGTTAAAATTAGCAAGTAACTGGGGGAGGAGGATTAGGATATTGGTCCAATATtgtttcaaatatatatatttgaaaatttttcatATCTTAAAATACTTGGGAAAACTCATTAATTTTTGTTCTCTTTTATTACTACATATGCAGAAATTCTTGCTTTGAATAATCAATTATTTTTGATAATGTTAACTGCAAAGAACACAAGCCACTATTTGTATTTGCTAATCAGAAGTGCTTTTATGATATTTAGTATTTGAGATACATACTGTTTCAAAAGTGTTGCAAAGGTACATATCAGAATTCACACAAGACTTCGAGGAAATGATATGTTTGCCCATTGCTGTATTTTAACATTATTATGATTATCTTTGATTTCAGTTCTTGTTCAGAGCATTTCCATTTTAAGAAAGTTTAATTTTAGAACGGAAATGCTTGATGAAAGAAGACAGAATTAAGGATAGTGTAAGTatgttaactttgaatttccttatgtttgtgtaatgaaattttttttcttactaTAATGTtctaataattgatttttataaGTTAAATATATTCACAAGTTTAACTCTATTAACAAAACTTTTTTGTGGGAATTTCCTTATTCCCACAAAAAAGTTTTGTTAATAGAGTTAACCTTGTGAATATGTTTAACttataaaaatcaattattagaACATTAtggtaagaaaaaaaatttcattacacaaacataaggaaattcaaagttaacatACTTACAATATCCTTAATTCTGTCTCCATATTCCTGGCCACCTTCTGCATATGCCCCTGTAGTGCTGATCATTTGCCACATGaaatgtctgtctgttctgttGAGTATCTAGATTAAAGTACACCAGTGCCATATGAGTAATAGTTTTGCAATGTAACTTTCCTCAGTATAactgttctgtaactgttgtgAAGCGTCTGTTTGTTCAGTGTATAAGAGTACAGGTAAATTTGGGCCCTCTGTATGGAGGATATTGACTTTGATCTGTGCTTGGAGGGGAAATATTGTGCTATCTAGCCTGTATCAGAAAGATACACAAGGTATGGTGGCATCTTTGGCCTACAGTAAGGTGGTGTCACAACTGGGGCTTGGGCAGTTAGATCTTGTGGTTGGATCAGGAGTTGGGTTTGAGAGTCAAGCCCGGGGTCAGAGCTGAAGTCAGATAGGAAAGAGGAACAATAGCCAAGGGCCAGCACTGAGTTGAAATCCAAGGAGTTTTGAACACTTCTGAATGTTGATGTGACCCTTATCAATACACTAACTGCAACATCTTTTTACAAATACTTATTGCAGTTTTCACACTCAAGCAATAACCCAAGAGATGACATAGCTACTGAAGCATATGAAGATGAACTGGACATGGGTCGATCTGGATCCTATCTAAACAGCAGTATCAATTCAGCTTGGAGTGAGCACAGTTTGGACCCTGAGGACATCAGGGTAAATACAAAACTTTTAATTGTAATTCATTTTTAAGGACAAGTGTTTTTCTACCAATAAACTCTGAGCCAtgtcagtttgattttttttattgcagacTCCAGATAAAGTGGGCCAGCTCAGTTCTAGCAATATCAAATCATGCGACATATTTTGGGGAAAACATACTAATGTGAGCAGAGACTGTGTTACTTGTTATAAAACTTCATAAACTGATCAAAATACATCATCCCTACTTCAGTTGATAAAAGGGCACTTCTCTCCCACTCGTGCTTTGACTGTACACTGCCCAGAGAAAGGGGCTGTTGTCTTTTTCTTTGGTTAATAAAGAATGTACAGTAACCCCATTCGGTTCCAGAAGAAGCCTAGAGAAATACAGCATGAGTATTTGATAACTGTCTGTGCATGGAATATGCTGTGAGACCATATGTGATGGCTATTCTGTGCAATGGGTTAAATCTGAACATACCTTAACAATGAAAAATGTAATCCAAGTACATGGAGAAATGACAAATTTAAACAGTAGAAAAGATGCAATGAAATAATTTAATGTCATATTTAGACAACTGGAGCTTAAATGGAATTCACTGAGACTGGTCATTTGACTTGATTTATGTCATATGTACTAGTTTTGCCGTTTGTTTTCTAGGATGAGTTGAAGAAACTATATGCCCAGCTTGAAATCTACAAAAGGAAAAAGATGATTGCTAATAACCCACATCTCCAGAAAAAGAGGTGCTCCAAGAAGGGCTTGGGTCGCTCAATAATGAGACGAATTACTGAAATCCCTGAGACAGTCACCAGGCAGTGCTCCAGGGAGGATAAGGACCTTATGGACCACAGTGCTACAAAGAACACTGCAGTCGTGAGAAAAAACCCACAGGATTCCACAAGTTATGTAAAGCCAAAGGAGGAATCTTTGAAAAACAGagtcttttcattaaaaaagtcCCATAGCACTTATGATCATGTTAGAGATCAAACAGAGGAGTCTAATAGCTTATCCACAGAAAGCGCAGAAGTTATAACTGCTGATAATTCACTGCTGGATTCCTTGACGGGGAAAAATTTCacaaaaaaatctacagaaaAAGTTGAAGCTGTGTCCACTGAATCCGTCCCATTAGTGTGCAAATCAGTAAGTGCACACAACTTAAGTGCGGATAAGAAGCCTCTGCAACCAAGACCATCTGTGTTACAAAAATCTATCAGTGTTATTGCTAATGCCAAGGAAAAGACTCTGGGGTTAACTGGGAAAACACAAAGTCTAGAAGAAAGCAGTAGATCCCATAAACCTCAGCAAAAGGTTAAAGAAGCCAGCAAAAAACACTCAGCCAGTGATAAAGGGGAGCATAAAGATTCACATCGGAAAAACTCTACTCACACTGAGGAGACAAGGAAACCCCATAAATCTGGAATTATGAAACAACAAAGGGTTAGTCAGACAATTGCAAATCCTGACACAGGCACAGGCAAGTCACTGCTTAAGGACAATTTTGACATAGCAGAAATTTGTCCTTGGGAGATTTATGACCAAACTCCTGATTCTGTGCCTTCTGAATCGAAAGTTCAAAAACATGTGTCTATTGCTTCCTCAGAAACAGAGAAAAATCACACGTCCCAACCAAAGGGGAAATCTCATCACAAGCTTAAGACAGCTGATGGGTATCAGCAATCGAATCAAAAGAGCACAGAGAAGTCGGAAGCATGCACTCAGGAGACCCCAGAGCAGCGGGTTTTTGAAGAtgagaaaaaacatttaaattccAAGTCTCAGCTCATCCCTGGGTTTAAGTGTGAGAATGTTAATAAATATTATGCAGCAAATATTTGTGCTGGGGAATCTGAGGAACTGCCCAAAAAAGCTGTAGTACAAATAGCTGAAAGGGAGAAGCTCAATAAtttgggaggaaagaaaaaaaacacacccttggAGGGAAACATGCTTTCATCTGACTCCTATAGATCAAGTAGTAACTTACAGCAAGCTTTAACGTCTCGAGCTGAAGTCTGCCCATGGGAGTTTGAAACACCAGATTTACCAAATGCAGAAAGAGGTGTAGCTTTATCGAACACAGCCACTTTAGGTACAACTAAAACAGGAACTCCTCAAAAATAAGAGGTTTTGGACTGAAAAGAGTAGCAGCACTAAGAAGAAAGACTACAGGAAGGAGGAAAGTGAGAGGGGAACTAGGCCAAGAGGATAAGAAAATTCCTAAGGAGTATCACTTAACTGAGGGGATCAGAACATGAAAAAAGTAGGAAATaagcaaaataaattattaattaattattattattattgttatttatttgttgagTGCCAACAGTGTGATCAGTGGTATCCAAACCATGGAGGGGACATGGTCCCTGCGCTAAGAAGTTTACAGTCTACATGAACAGACACCTGCCTTTGCAAAACCATTTCTCtcttacaaacagaaaaaaaaaagtgaatggcTATAACAATTAATCAAATTCCAACTGAATTATTCCTGAATGCCCCAAACTGGGCAAAACTTGCCCTTGGGACTTGAAAGATCCAATAGAAGTGTGGCATGGAAAATGTCCTGATGGCAAACTTTGGTATCAATGAGCAGCTTACTGAAAAGATGACTTTTCACTTTACATATTTAACCTTGATAGCACTGCTAACTTAATGCATcccaaaaatacattttatataatgATTGCTCTCATTTTCTTATACATGTATGTTTAAGTACATTGTTGTGTCTCATATTAAAGCATTCCAGATTGTATACATTTTGCAAATAACTTTGATATTATGTGACACAACAACATATTTATGCAATATGCAGATATTCTATTATTATTGTAATTTACAATACCTGCTGTAGACTTTTGTTTATTTATGAATTACAGTAAGCTTTCACTGGCTATGAAAGCCATAACTTGTATGGGAAAATACCTTGGGTTTTGTTGTGATTTATATTGTGAATTTTCTGTTCTACTCTCTATTATTTAAAATTATAGTTTGATACTGTATTATTCAGGGTTTTTATACAAGGTAAGTTATTTGTTTGGCACTTCTCTGTTAACACTCATAGACTTTATTAGTGGAGAGCAAGTCATCTATTTAGCTGTATATTTGGATAAGTCCAAGGACAACTTATCTGTTGTTTGTTACAAGTGACAAATATCATTTATCACTCCAGAATTCCTGCTTTAATGATCCATCATCAGTATATTTCTCAGTATTTCATACTGACCATATTCTGCtaaagaaaaagaacaaagatGACAAAAAATAACCTTAGGAATATGATCTGTTTCACTAGAAACACACAGCTaagggaaatattttaaatagtttagAACTGCTGTGTTTCCTGCTGGTGAACTTCCAAGAACTGGCCCTTTAAACATCAAAAAGAGGAGATTAGCGCTAACAcaacatttcccccccaaaatgcaatcaagagacagaaagagaagaaaaggatgGGGCATCGCACTCCTCCCACACACCCCCCGAAACTCCTCCGCTCTCAAATG includes:
- the GPR158 gene encoding metabotropic glycine receptor, whose product is MARRLLLSLLLFAQVGVGAGSGQGRTVHHKDKAITGKQPIYNNMKGPDPPPAPWSRSTESTILAQRLTEEVPQNVASFLYTGDSRELGRANCSRRYELASLAGKSRLTAHPSLHGALDTLLHATNFLSMILQSNKSREQNLQEDMGWYQALIRSLLEGNPNISRAAITFNVEPLSSAPQVFLQASRQETQILLQDLSSTAHHLANASIETEWFHSLKRKWRPHLHRKVLTPGPKTLESSWKKKDSYPADKNHIKWSSPYLECENGNYKPGWLVTLSAAFYGLQPNLLPEFRGVVKVDINLQKVDIDQCSSEGWFSGTHKCHLNNSECTPIKGLGFVLGAYKCICKAGFYHPNIFSVNSFQRKDTDNHFSRGEMSEEVYTCLPCREGCSYCTDDTPCYAQEDKYLRLAIISFQTLCMLLDFISMLVVYHFRKAKSIRASGMVLLETILFGSLLLYFPVIILYFEPSIFRCVLLRWVRLLGFTTVYGTVTLKLHRVLKVFLSQTAQRIPYMTGGRVLRMLAVILLIVFWFLIGWTSAVCQNLERNISLIGQGQTSDHLIFNMCLLDRWDYMMAIAEFLFLLWGVYLCYAVRTVPSAFHEPRYMTVAVHNELIISAIFQTIRFSLASRLQSDWMLMLFFAHTHLTVTVTIGLLLIPKFSHSSNNPRDDIATEAYEDELDMGRSGSYLNSSINSAWSEHSLDPEDIRDELKKLYAQLEIYKRKKMIANNPHLQKKRCSKKGLGRSIMRRITEIPETVTRQCSREDKDLMDHSATKNTAVVRKNPQDSTSYVKPKEESLKNRVFSLKKSHSTYDHVRDQTEESNSLSTESAEVITADNSLLDSLTGKNFTKKSTEKVEAVSTESVPLVCKSVSAHNLSADKKPLQPRPSVLQKSISVIANAKEKTLGLTGKTQSLEESSRSHKPQQKVKEASKKHSASDKGEHKDSHRKNSTHTEETRKPHKSGIMKQQRVSQTIANPDTGTGKSLLKDNFDIAEICPWEIYDQTPDSVPSESKVQKHVSIASSETEKNHTSQPKGKSHHKLKTADGYQQSNQKSTEKSEACTQETPEQRVFEDEKKHLNSKSQLIPGFKCENVNKYYAANICAGESEELPKKAVVQIAEREKLNNLGGKKKNTPLEGNMLSSDSYRSSSNLQQALTSRAEVCPWEFETPDLPNAERGVALSNTATLGTTKTGTPQK